The following are from one region of the Quercus robur chromosome 1, dhQueRobu3.1, whole genome shotgun sequence genome:
- the LOC126732494 gene encoding exocyst complex component EXO70H1-like — MPSKGMRNVFFKSPSPSPSPSRTAMIPPASPSRTFSESLMDENIEIAESLITKWDCTNVSSFANVTSLFHADPHEAKQYLNSVRDLQAAMQHLVTENSSSEKIVGAQNLMQLAMKRLEKEFYQILSVNRANLDPESVSVRSSRSSAARSSTSDFKESDESEEDEFRFGTELDDSLSDVERVSMIAMADLKAIADCMISSGYGRECVKIYKIIRKSIVDESLYHLGVERQISLSHLQKMDWEMVELKIKTWLNAVKVAVKTLFYGERILCDHVFSASDSIRESCFSEISKEAALILFGFPETVAKCKKTPEKMFRTLDLYEAISDLLPEIQSIFSYESTSTVRSQAINSLIKLGDAVRTMLMDFETAIQKDPAKATVPGGGVHPLTRYVMNYISLLADYSGALADIVADWPLNLQTPLPESYFGSPSELDDSPVYVRFAWLVLVLLCKLDGKAELYKDVALSYLFLANNLQYVVAKVRSSSLKLFLGDDWVNKHELKVKQYASNYERIGWSKVISSSPEDPTAEISPDQARDCYKKFGAAFEEAYKKQSSWVVPDPKLRDEIKVSVERKLSAAYGNFYEKNRGGSGSFVKFAPDDLGIYLSDLFYGNGSTGSVSSHLRGRRGH; from the coding sequence CTTCACCTTCACCTTCTAGAACAGCGATGATTCCACCAGCTTCACCTAGCCGCACTTTCTCTGAGTCTCTAATGGACGAGAACATTGAGATTGCTGAGTCTCTTATTACCAAATGGGACTGTACTAACGTTTCTTCCTTTGCAAACGTCACCTCGCTTTTCCACGCCGATCCACACGAGGCTAAACAGTATTTGAACTCTGTTAGAGACTTACAGGCCGCTATGCAGCACTTGGTTACCGAGAACTCGAGCTCTGAAAAGATTGTCGGGGCTCAGAATTTGATGCAACTTGCTATGAAGAGGTTGGAGAAGGAGTTCTATCAGATTTTGTCTGTCAATAGGGCTAACTTGGACCCTGAATCGGTTTCGGTTCGCTCGTCGAGATCTTCGGCGGCGAGGTCGAGCACTTCCGATTTTAAGGAAAGCGATGAGTCGGAGGAGGACGAGTTTCGATTCGGGACTGAGTTGGATGACTCGCTCTCCGATGTGGAGAGAGTTTCGATGATCGCGATGGCGGATTTGAAAGCCATTGCGGATTGTATGATATCGTCTGGTTATGGAAGAGAGTGCGTCAAGATTTACAAGATCATTCGGAAATCAATTGTCGATGAGTCGCTGTATCATCTCGGTGTTGAGAGGCAGATTAGTCTTTCACACTTGCAAAAGATGGATTGGGAAATGGTGGAGTTGAAAATCAAAACCTGGTTGAACGCAGTGAAGGTCGCCGTGAAAACACTCTTTTACGGCGAGAGAATTCTCTGTGACCACGTGTTCTCTGCCTCAGATTCTATCAGAGAGTCTTGCTTCTCTGAGATTTCCAAAGAGGCCGCACTAATCCTGTTTGGATTCCCGGAAACCGTGGCAAAGTGCAAGAAAACCCCCGAGAAAATGTTTCGCACACTGGACCTATACGAAGCAATATCAGACCTCTTGCCTGAAATCCAATCCATCTTCTCGTACGAGTCAACCTCCACCGTCCGATCACAGGCCATTAATTCCTTGATCAAACTCGGCGATGCGGTGCGTACAATGTTAATGGATTTCGAAACCGCCATTCAAAAAGACCCGGCGAAAGCTACAGTCCCAGGCGGTGGGGTCCACCCATTGACACGTTACGTGATGAACTATATCTCTCTTCTCGCCGATTACAGTGGCGCACTCGCCGATATAGTCGCCGACTGGCCGTTAAATCTACAAACTCCGTTACCAGAATCATATTTCGGTAGCCCAAGCGAGCTCGATGATAGCCCAGTTTACGTACGATTTGCGTGGCTAGTCTTGGTTTTACTCTGCAAACTCGACGGCAAAGCTGAGCTATACAAAGACGTGGCACTCTCGTACTTGTTCTTAGCCAATAATCTCCAATACGTCGTTGCTAAGGTCCGCAGTTCGAGTTTGAAGCTTTTTCTTGGTGATGATTGGGTGAATAAGCATGAGTTGAAGGTGAAACAGTACGCTTCGAATTACGAGAGAATAGGATGGAGCAAAGTGATATCTTCGTCGCCGGAAGATCCAACGGCTGAGATTTCGCCGGACCAAGCCAGGGACTGTTATAAGAAATTCGGGGCGGCGTTTGAAGAGGCTTATAAGAAACAGAGTTCGTGGGTCGTGCCCGACCCGAAACTGAGAGACGAGATTAAAGTTTCAGTGGAGAGAAAGCTTAGTGCGGCGTACGGGAATTTCTATGAGAAGAATCGGGGCGGGTCGGGGTCATTTGTCAAATTTGCGCCTGATGATTTGGGGATTTACTTGTCGGATTTGTTCTATGGGAATGGGAGTACAGGGAGTGTTTCGTCACATTTGCGTGGCAGACGTGGAcattga